A single Methanolobus sp. ZRKC5 DNA region contains:
- a CDS encoding 4Fe-4S binding protein: MTETNLTKIIKDMAFELGADFIGITDKSCFENLDYTGNKPQDVMKGLKSVIVLGVSVPRGAFETLPKGRGEYTNTLMAATATLRIIAFQLAKHIEKESYMATIAPSEGSEYGYWYADRETLKGVLSFKYAAYQAGIGNFGMNHLLITKDFGPKVRMTSILTDAPFDSEEKIELPLVNDACSKCMKCIEICPVDALTEEGIIHREKCAEYMFNDLGGLRCGLCIKVCPLNQF, from the coding sequence ATGACAGAGACCAATCTTACAAAAATTATAAAGGATATGGCTTTTGAACTGGGTGCTGATTTTATTGGTATCACTGACAAATCATGCTTTGAAAATTTAGATTATACAGGAAACAAACCTCAGGATGTAATGAAGGGGTTGAAGTCAGTAATAGTTCTGGGAGTTTCTGTACCACGGGGGGCTTTTGAAACGTTGCCCAAGGGCAGGGGTGAATATACAAATACACTTATGGCAGCTACAGCCACATTAAGAATCATTGCATTCCAGCTGGCTAAGCATATTGAAAAAGAAAGTTATATGGCAACAATTGCTCCGAGCGAGGGAAGCGAATACGGTTACTGGTATGCCGATCGTGAGACGCTAAAGGGTGTTCTTTCTTTCAAATATGCTGCTTATCAGGCAGGGATTGGAAACTTTGGCATGAACCATCTTCTGATTACAAAAGATTTTGGACCAAAAGTACGCATGACTTCTATACTGACAGATGCACCATTTGATTCTGAAGAAAAGATAGAACTTCCACTTGTCAATGATGCATGCAGTAAGTGCATGAAGTGCATCGAGATATGTCCGGTTGATGCCCTTACAGAAGAAGGAATTATTCACAGGGAAAAGTGTGCTGAGTATATGTTCAATGATCTTGGTGGACTTCGATGTGGACTCTGCATCAAAGTATGCCCTTTGAACCAGTTCTAA
- a CDS encoding IS1 family transposase (programmed frameshift): MNCPKCKSSSHKKNGRIDGRQRYKCHDCGYNYSVDIKSTASPVSVKRQALQLYLEGLGFRSIGRFLGVSHVSVQKWIRKFGSELEDLKSENEISVVELDEMHTYIGNKKYCWIWIAVDRYGKKFIDCSFGSRGTKTGQKLWKKLKTKEVGEVMTDYWRAYAKLVPRNIHTRSKAETYTVEGYNSIFRHFLARLRRKSKCYTKSLEMLKISVLLLMKYRNKELAMFN; encoded by the exons ATGAATTGTCCAAAGTGTAAGAGTTCCAGTCATAAGAAGAACGGTAGGATTGATGGTCGACAACGCTACAAATGCCATGATTGTGGATACAACTATTCAGTAGATATAAAATCCACCGCTAGCCCCGTATCTGTTAAGCGACAGGCTTTACAACTCTATCTGGAGGGGTTGGGATTTCGTTCAATTGGACGTTTTTTGGGCGTTAGTCATGTTTCTGTTCAAAAATGGATTCGAAAATTTGGTAGTGAATTAGAGGATCTAAAAAGTGAAAATGAGATTTCTGTTGTGGAATTGGACGAGATGCATACTTATATTGGGAATAAAAAA TACTGCTGGATATGGATTGCTGTTGATAGATATGGGAAGAAATTCATCGATTGCTCTTTTGGCAGCAGAGGAACAAAAACAGGACAAAAACTCTGGAAAAAGTTAAAGACAAAAGAGGTTGGGGAAGTAATGACGGATTATTGGAGGGCATATGCCAAGTTAGTCCCCAGAAACATCCATACTCGATCAAAAGCAGAAACATATACTGTTGAAGGATACAACAGCATATTTAGGCATTTCCTGGCAAGACTAAGGAGAAAGTCAAAGTGTTATACTAAAAGTCTTGAAATGCTAAAAATCTCCGTTTTGCTCTTGATGAAATATAGGAATAAAGAACTAGCTATGTTTAATTAA
- a CDS encoding rhomboid family intramembrane serine protease codes for MSGSIKCHIESFYLTSLFSANWKKSDWLFYFLLVPAVLVFIFYLPVSLKETYFILYPSKITLYSLFLSNYVHNDLTHLLGNLVSYLTLCFLIFNLETNKRNFYVYSILMFLVLPWIISIVSMNMIGPNTTYQGFSGPVSSLFGYLTYVVYRFLKEYCFKSIDLTFLFLIVIMNLLLVLGNIPSQLFQYIFIVTFALILVYLQKDVIAEVIKKNLDVRNWLRCFPNFKQLYIMGLFIGTLDYILILPVLVPQEIMRDGAIVNSVGHYTGYFFGIFIPLLILATSKK; via the coding sequence ATGTCAGGGTCTATAAAGTGCCATATTGAAAGTTTTTATTTAACATCTTTGTTTTCTGCAAACTGGAAAAAGAGTGACTGGCTATTTTATTTTTTACTGGTTCCGGCAGTTCTGGTCTTCATATTTTATCTTCCTGTCAGCCTGAAAGAAACATATTTCATCCTGTACCCTTCAAAGATAACACTGTATTCGCTTTTTCTCTCAAATTATGTGCATAATGACCTGACACATTTATTGGGTAATTTAGTTTCTTATCTAACACTTTGTTTTTTAATTTTCAATCTTGAAACAAATAAACGTAACTTCTATGTGTACTCGATACTCATGTTTCTGGTTTTACCCTGGATAATATCAATTGTATCTATGAACATGATTGGCCCTAACACAACATATCAGGGTTTTTCAGGACCTGTCAGCTCGTTGTTCGGCTATCTGACATATGTGGTCTATAGATTTCTGAAAGAATACTGCTTCAAGAGCATTGATCTCACATTCCTTTTCCTGATAGTTATTATGAATCTCTTACTGGTCCTTGGGAATATTCCCTCTCAACTATTCCAGTACATATTCATAGTTACATTTGCATTGATATTGGTCTACCTGCAAAAGGATGTCATTGCAGAAGTTATCAAGAAGAATTTAGATGTCAGGAATTGGTTGAGATGTTTTCCTAATTTCAAACAATTGTACATTATGGGATTATTCATTGGAACCTTAGATTACATATTGATCCTGCCTGTTCTGGTTCCTCAAGAGATAATGCGGGACGGTGCTATTGTCAATTCTGTTGGTCACTATACAGGTTACTTTTTTGGGATTTTCATTCCTCTACTTATTTTGGCAACTTCTAAGAAATAA
- a CDS encoding redox-regulated ATPase YchF, with the protein MSMTIGLAGKPNAGKSTFFKAATLADVEIANYPFTTIHANKGVTYVRAECPCVSRDKRCGNCSDGIRYVPIELIDVAGLVPDAHQGRGLGNTFLDDLRQAQAIIHVIDASGGTDIEGNPVDIGDHDPLGDIDFLNHELTMWIYSIVKRNWTKLSRKIQAEGLSIEHILADQLAGAGVDEPQVNAALNKCKLDRNHLTKWSDEDIISFCDAVRILSKPMIIAANKTDVAPPENVTNLQALDQMVVATSAAAELALRSAAKSQAIKYEPGDNDFSIQSEELNAAQKKGLENVRTLVQKMDGTGIQKCINNAVFEILDLIIVYPVEDEGKWTDKNGRVLPDAFLMKKGSNAHDFAYKIHSDIGEGFLYAVDGKTKMRLGEKHELNDGDVVKIVSTAK; encoded by the coding sequence ATGTCGATGACAATAGGACTTGCAGGGAAACCCAATGCAGGGAAATCCACATTCTTCAAGGCTGCAACACTGGCAGACGTGGAGATAGCAAATTATCCATTTACAACCATTCATGCAAACAAAGGAGTAACATACGTAAGGGCGGAGTGCCCCTGCGTAAGCCGCGACAAGCGTTGTGGCAACTGTTCTGATGGAATACGTTACGTTCCTATCGAGCTCATAGACGTGGCAGGTCTTGTACCTGATGCACATCAGGGGCGCGGGCTTGGTAACACCTTCCTTGATGATCTTCGTCAGGCACAGGCAATCATCCATGTGATCGATGCCTCAGGTGGCACTGACATAGAAGGTAATCCGGTTGATATCGGCGACCACGACCCACTTGGCGACATTGATTTTCTCAACCATGAACTCACCATGTGGATCTATAGCATCGTCAAGAGAAACTGGACCAAACTCTCACGCAAGATACAGGCGGAAGGACTCTCAATAGAGCACATACTCGCAGACCAGCTTGCCGGGGCAGGAGTGGATGAGCCACAGGTCAATGCCGCCCTTAACAAATGCAAACTGGACAGGAACCATCTTACTAAATGGTCCGATGAAGACATAATCAGTTTCTGTGACGCAGTCCGCATTCTGAGCAAACCAATGATAATCGCCGCCAACAAAACAGATGTTGCGCCACCGGAGAATGTAACTAACCTACAGGCACTTGACCAGATGGTAGTAGCCACAAGTGCGGCCGCGGAGCTTGCCCTGAGATCAGCAGCCAAGAGCCAAGCCATAAAATATGAACCAGGAGACAATGACTTCAGCATCCAGTCTGAAGAACTCAACGCCGCCCAGAAAAAGGGACTTGAGAACGTACGCACCCTTGTACAGAAAATGGACGGTACAGGCATACAAAAATGTATCAACAACGCTGTTTTCGAAATTCTCGACCTCATAATCGTCTATCCTGTAGAAGATGAAGGAAAATGGACCGATAAGAATGGAAGAGTACTACCTGATGCATTCCTCATGAAAAAAGGTTCAAATGCCCATGACTTCGCCTACAAGATCCATTCAGATATCGGAGAAGGATTCCTCTATGCAGTAGATGGGAAAACAAAAATGCGACTTGGAGAAAAGCACGAACTCAATGACGGGGATGTTGTTAAGATAGTTTCCACTGCAAAATAA
- a CDS encoding undecaprenyl diphosphate synthase family protein — MSFVTSIYEKHLLQQVTKYPSPEHVSLALSETDLLEKGGFRKIKDYILWCKQLGIKRTSIYVDVLDTEEKLKSEMIEKLTVKLNEILLKIPNDIGYEIYEESGKSCSKKEGKGFQVYVSVGFGGRREVTNAVISVLKDVKEGKIKASEISEKDIESHLVMKHEPDIFIRSGGKHLSDFLIWQTVYSEFYFTDVNWYNVRKLDIIRIIRDFQKRQRRFGK, encoded by the coding sequence ATGAGCTTTGTAACTTCCATCTATGAGAAGCATTTACTACAGCAGGTCACGAAGTATCCCAGCCCTGAGCATGTTTCTCTGGCACTTTCTGAAACCGACCTGCTGGAAAAAGGCGGTTTCAGGAAAATAAAAGATTATATCCTCTGGTGCAAGCAACTTGGAATAAAGAGGACCAGTATCTACGTCGATGTACTGGACACCGAGGAAAAGCTCAAATCTGAAATGATAGAAAAGTTAACCGTGAAACTCAACGAGATCCTTTTAAAAATACCTAATGATATAGGATACGAGATATACGAAGAAAGCGGAAAAAGCTGCTCAAAAAAAGAAGGAAAAGGATTTCAAGTCTATGTTTCTGTTGGTTTTGGAGGACGCAGGGAAGTTACAAATGCAGTCATTTCCGTACTGAAAGATGTAAAAGAAGGGAAGATCAAAGCCTCAGAAATAAGCGAAAAAGATATCGAATCCCATCTGGTGATGAAACACGAACCTGACATATTCATTCGTTCAGGAGGAAAGCACCTATCTGATTTTTTGATATGGCAAACGGTCTATTCCGAATTTTACTTCACTGATGTCAACTGGTACAACGTAAGGAAACTGGATATAATCAGGATAATAAGGGATTTTCAAAAGCGTCAGAGAAGATTTGGTAAATAG
- the rimI gene encoding ribosomal protein S18-alanine N-acetyltransferase, with translation MIRRALVSDIPEIVEIEDCSFEVPWPDFLFKAHLSNPGFLVYEGDRVLGYAIVGSSEDKRKAHLQSIAVHKECLRQGIASKLLEWCIDLVKLYGFNKMMLEVRESNVTAQLFYSNNGFLVEGKIDGYYLDENAIVMGREI, from the coding sequence ATGATACGAAGAGCATTGGTTTCTGACATTCCTGAAATTGTTGAGATAGAGGATTGTTCCTTTGAAGTTCCCTGGCCGGATTTTCTTTTCAAGGCCCATCTTAGTAATCCGGGTTTTCTTGTTTATGAGGGAGACAGGGTACTTGGTTATGCAATAGTTGGGTCATCAGAAGATAAAAGAAAAGCTCATTTACAGAGCATTGCAGTTCATAAGGAATGCCTGCGGCAGGGAATTGCCAGCAAACTGCTTGAATGGTGCATTGACCTTGTGAAGCTTTATGGCTTCAATAAAATGATGCTTGAAGTGAGAGAGTCTAATGTAACTGCTCAACTTTTCTATTCAAATAATGGTTTTCTGGTTGAGGGAAAAATAGATGGCTACTATCTTGATGAAAATGCCATTGTAATGGGCAGGGAAATCTGA
- a CDS encoding ATP-binding protein → MSDITLDIVELLLTAQIYSKYPEMDVSDLPKDIRKYYWSRDHKTVPKPIRVSVIDLEKIFGVENIDNRSVSVPFVKIDDMEFSAKITALEVGAEWFQKKDENRERISHNPVLAFYYEKNKTDGADYTSAKSKVRPKEVDREWIESLIADIEKEEGGPDMLKLVQISAPEDIRQTMKDFILTHEQEEETKKIVKAIQYRDYLKHIGLYDVGKILMVGPPGTGKTSLAKAMSEHLSSPFVEVRLSMITDQYLGETAKNIDRVFSLAKKLSPCILFIDEFDFVAKTRSSDEHAALKRAVNTLLKAIDDISLTTDGVLLLAATNHPKMLDSAAWRRFDEIMKFPLPDVDMRKKILDIVTKEIKGDFDTAEMAALTHGYSGSDLRMVIREGVLTALVTERTELTQKDMLNAIAAFDERTVIKTNEYED, encoded by the coding sequence ATGTCCGATATAACCCTCGATATTGTGGAACTGCTACTTACAGCACAAATATATAGCAAATATCCCGAAATGGATGTGAGTGATCTGCCCAAGGATATACGTAAATATTACTGGAGCAGGGATCACAAAACAGTTCCAAAGCCTATAAGGGTTAGTGTTATTGATCTTGAAAAGATATTTGGTGTTGAGAACATAGATAACAGATCAGTATCAGTTCCTTTTGTCAAAATCGATGACATGGAATTTTCCGCAAAGATAACCGCTCTTGAAGTTGGAGCAGAATGGTTCCAGAAAAAAGATGAGAACCGGGAAAGAATATCACACAATCCGGTTCTTGCTTTTTATTACGAGAAAAATAAAACCGATGGTGCAGACTACACCAGTGCAAAATCAAAGGTCAGGCCAAAAGAAGTTGACAGAGAATGGATAGAGTCTCTGATAGCAGATATTGAAAAGGAGGAAGGCGGACCTGATATGCTAAAACTGGTACAGATCAGCGCGCCGGAGGATATACGCCAGACAATGAAAGACTTTATTCTTACACATGAACAGGAAGAAGAAACAAAGAAGATAGTCAAGGCAATACAATACAGGGACTACCTCAAGCATATTGGTCTTTATGACGTAGGTAAGATACTAATGGTCGGCCCTCCCGGAACAGGTAAGACATCACTTGCAAAAGCAATGTCAGAGCACCTTTCAAGTCCTTTTGTGGAGGTCAGGCTCTCAATGATAACAGATCAGTATCTGGGAGAGACTGCGAAGAATATAGACAGGGTTTTTTCACTCGCCAAAAAACTAAGTCCGTGTATACTTTTTATTGACGAATTTGATTTTGTCGCAAAGACGCGTTCGTCTGATGAACATGCAGCCCTTAAAAGAGCCGTGAACACCTTACTCAAGGCCATTGATGACATCAGCCTTACAACAGACGGTGTGCTTCTTCTGGCTGCGACAAACCACCCCAAGATGCTTGATTCTGCTGCATGGAGACGTTTTGATGAAATTATGAAATTCCCGTTGCCTGATGTGGACATGCGCAAGAAGATACTTGACATTGTTACAAAAGAGATCAAAGGAGACTTTGATACAGCGGAAATGGCAGCTCTGACACATGGTTATAGTGGTTCGGACCTGCGCATGGTCATCCGAGAAGGAGTGCTTACTGCACTTGTAACAGAGAGAACCGAGCTTACACAAAAAGACATGCTCAATGCAATCGCAGCATTCGATGAGAGAACGGTCATCAAAACCAATGAATATGAAGATTGA
- a CDS encoding MBL fold metallo-hydrolase translates to MKITLLGTGDATGTPVIGCNCPTCQDAHNGGKSQRTRFAILVESSEGTVLIDTGPDLRYQLLKTGTKHIDGVIWTHGHYDHFAGFAEFHRVQYNVDVYGLTETLEYILDYLQFLRPKKHERNMYEPFELIGLEFTLFEVIHPPVKRSIGVMIRDGNTKVVITGDTQRDIPKKSIDTIMEPDLLIADAIVPPTVEVKKHMNTAEAMDLAQEIKAKKVVFTHLSHFFKPHDEAVKEYPLGYDGMVFEYL, encoded by the coding sequence ATGAAGATAACACTTCTTGGAACAGGAGATGCCACCGGCACCCCTGTTATTGGTTGCAATTGTCCTACATGCCAGGATGCACATAACGGCGGTAAAAGCCAGAGAACCAGATTTGCAATCCTTGTAGAATCATCGGAGGGAACGGTACTGATAGACACCGGTCCAGATCTTCGATACCAGCTGCTTAAAACCGGGACAAAACACATTGACGGAGTAATCTGGACACATGGTCATTATGACCATTTTGCAGGTTTTGCCGAATTTCACAGGGTTCAGTACAATGTGGATGTTTACGGACTAACTGAAACACTGGAATATATTCTTGATTATCTGCAGTTCCTCCGGCCTAAAAAGCATGAAAGGAACATGTATGAACCTTTTGAGCTCATTGGCCTGGAATTCACTCTTTTTGAGGTAATACACCCACCCGTTAAGAGATCTATCGGTGTTATGATACGAGATGGCAATACAAAAGTGGTTATCACAGGAGATACACAAAGGGATATTCCTAAAAAGAGTATTGATACTATCATGGAACCTGATCTGTTAATTGCTGATGCTATTGTTCCGCCTACTGTAGAGGTCAAAAAGCACATGAATACGGCAGAAGCTATGGACCTTGCTCAGGAAATTAAAGCCAAAAAAGTCGTATTCACACACCTTAGCCATTTCTTTAAGCCCCATGACGAGGCAGTCAAAGAATATCCACTTGGATATGATGGCATGGTTTTTGAATACCTTTGA
- a CDS encoding ABC transporter permease codes for MKMADYFAIPSISSRSYKVWQRNKDVFMKDLKLNFLPPFLEPIMYLIALGFGLGKFIESIDGVPYAKFIAPALIAVSVMYAAFFECSYSSYVRMYYQKTFDAIIATPLTIEDVIAGELLWGATRSTINATVMIPVIALFGLIDLKYSLLIIPFAFLCGLLFAAIGMCFTAITPNIMSLSYPILLFITPMFLFSGTFFPLSALPAPVQYFAVAFLPLTHMVNVIRSLSFGILSSSLLFDIVWILFASVILLILSINLMKKKLIV; via the coding sequence ATGAAGATGGCCGATTATTTCGCAATTCCAAGTATAAGTTCCAGATCATATAAGGTCTGGCAGCGGAACAAAGATGTCTTCATGAAAGATTTAAAACTGAATTTCCTTCCTCCTTTCCTTGAACCTATAATGTATCTGATAGCACTGGGTTTTGGCCTCGGTAAATTCATTGAGAGTATTGATGGTGTCCCGTATGCCAAATTCATCGCTCCTGCACTCATAGCTGTTTCAGTTATGTATGCAGCATTTTTCGAGTGCAGTTACAGTTCATATGTCAGGATGTACTACCAGAAAACATTCGATGCTATCATTGCAACACCCCTGACGATTGAGGATGTGATAGCAGGTGAGCTTCTCTGGGGAGCCACCAGAAGCACGATAAACGCAACTGTAATGATACCTGTGATAGCTCTTTTTGGTCTTATCGATCTGAAATACTCACTTCTCATAATTCCGTTCGCATTTCTTTGCGGACTTCTATTTGCAGCTATTGGCATGTGTTTTACTGCGATAACTCCCAATATAATGTCTCTTAGCTATCCGATACTTTTGTTCATAACCCCAATGTTCCTTTTCAGTGGAACTTTCTTCCCTCTAAGTGCTCTTCCGGCACCGGTGCAATATTTTGCAGTTGCCTTTTTACCACTAACTCACATGGTAAATGTCATAAGATCCCTGTCATTCGGGATATTGAGTTCATCCTTATTGTTTGATATTGTGTGGATCCTGTTTGCAAGTGTAATTCTGCTGATACTTTCGATAAATCTCATGAAGAAGAAACTGATAGTCTGA
- a CDS encoding ABC transporter ATP-binding protein → MAPIIVAKDLQKSFKDLAAVNSISFNIDEGEMFGFLGPNGAGKTTTMRMIQCVSPVTAGKLEVLGMNVATHQREIKSFMGVVPQENNLDGDFTVYENLLVYSRYFDIPREEAEKRVEELLDFVHLQEKRDVMTESLSGGMKRRLVLARALINQPRLLILDEPTVGLDPQARHLIWDKLRGLKKQGVTIVLTSHYLDEVEKLCDRLVVMDNGKILVEGSPRGVIEEFIGSDIIEAEHNPQLLECLEKKEASYEVIGDIVHIYPDNAMELSEFLLMECSLSKISARPATLEDVFLKLTGRRLRE, encoded by the coding sequence ATAGCTCCGATAATTGTAGCAAAAGACCTGCAAAAATCATTCAAAGACCTTGCAGCTGTAAACAGTATAAGTTTTAATATTGATGAAGGTGAGATGTTCGGCTTTCTCGGGCCGAACGGAGCGGGCAAGACCACTACCATGCGCATGATTCAATGTGTTTCTCCGGTAACCGCAGGTAAGCTCGAGGTTCTTGGGATGAATGTTGCAACTCACCAGAGGGAAATAAAATCATTTATGGGAGTCGTTCCTCAGGAGAATAATCTCGACGGGGATTTTACAGTCTATGAGAACCTGCTGGTTTATTCAAGATACTTTGATATTCCACGTGAAGAAGCAGAAAAAAGGGTTGAGGAGTTACTGGATTTTGTGCATCTCCAGGAAAAGAGGGATGTTATGACAGAAAGCCTGTCAGGCGGTATGAAACGCAGGCTTGTCCTGGCAAGAGCACTAATAAATCAACCCAGACTTTTGATACTTGATGAACCAACCGTTGGACTCGATCCACAGGCTCGGCATCTCATATGGGACAAGCTCCGCGGGCTCAAAAAACAGGGAGTTACTATTGTTCTCACATCACACTACCTCGATGAGGTGGAAAAACTTTGCGACAGGCTGGTAGTAATGGACAATGGTAAAATACTGGTAGAAGGCAGCCCTCGTGGAGTAATTGAGGAGTTTATAGGTTCGGACATAATTGAGGCAGAACACAACCCTCAACTTCTGGAATGTCTTGAGAAAAAGGAAGCAAGCTACGAAGTTATCGGTGATATTGTTCACATTTATCCTGACAATGCCATGGAGCTATCTGAATTTCTCCTTATGGAATGTTCCCTCTCCAAGATAAGCGCAAGGCCGGCGACACTTGAAGATGTCTTCCTTAAACTTACAGGCAGGAGGCTTCGGGAATGA
- a CDS encoding fasciclin domain-containing protein, with translation MTEMKNLIATAKEKGSFSTLLKAAEKLKLTNKYSNEGPFTIFAPVETAFGPIPDEVVDESFDDHGYLLGIINYHIVEGKYTTEDLAGLTELETVSGNKLKITATDSIKVDTANIIEANIECSNGMIHAIDEILVP, from the coding sequence ATGACTGAAATGAAGAACCTGATAGCAACAGCAAAAGAGAAGGGATCTTTTTCGACCCTCCTGAAAGCCGCAGAGAAACTCAAGCTCACAAATAAGTACAGCAACGAAGGACCATTCACCATTTTTGCACCGGTGGAAACAGCTTTCGGACCAATACCAGATGAAGTCGTAGATGAATCATTTGATGACCATGGCTACCTGCTTGGCATTATCAACTATCACATCGTGGAAGGAAAATATACTACAGAAGACCTTGCAGGACTTACAGAACTTGAAACCGTAAGTGGAAACAAACTGAAGATCACTGCCACGGATAGCATAAAAGTCGATACTGCGAATATAATCGAGGCTAATATTGAATGCAGTAATGGGATGATCCACGCAATTGACGAAATTCTGGTTCCATAA
- the ribB gene encoding 3,4-dihydroxy-2-butanone-4-phosphate synthase has translation MSDNMDSGAKEYSENIQRAIKALQNGEMILLFDLEGREAETDFTIPANAVTPEAVRWMRKDAGGLMCVALDSEVSEKLGLPFIADIMRDATQCNTSLEKIVEKGGDLKYDSRSSFSIWVNHRDTRTGIPDNDRALTINKLGEIVDRTLSGEDVHFGSEFRTPGHVATLRAAKGLVHERMGQTELSIALAKMAGITPAMVVCEMLDDNTGRALERPDAEKYGVDHNLVFVDGEEVVEAYDIWLSSQ, from the coding sequence GTGAGTGATAACATGGATTCAGGTGCAAAAGAATACAGTGAGAATATACAGAGAGCCATCAAAGCTCTTCAGAACGGTGAAATGATCCTCCTTTTCGATCTTGAAGGACGTGAAGCTGAGACTGATTTCACAATTCCTGCAAATGCTGTAACTCCCGAGGCTGTCAGATGGATGCGTAAAGACGCAGGCGGTCTTATGTGTGTGGCCCTGGATTCCGAAGTATCTGAAAAGCTAGGTCTTCCTTTCATTGCTGATATCATGAGGGATGCAACCCAGTGCAACACTTCCCTTGAAAAGATTGTGGAAAAAGGTGGCGACCTCAAATATGATTCACGTTCCTCATTCTCTATCTGGGTAAATCACAGAGACACCCGTACCGGAATTCCTGACAACGATCGTGCACTTACCATCAACAAACTGGGCGAGATAGTCGACAGGACACTCAGCGGAGAAGATGTTCACTTTGGCAGCGAGTTCAGGACTCCCGGACATGTTGCAACCCTGCGTGCTGCAAAAGGACTTGTTCATGAACGCATGGGTCAGACAGAACTTTCCATTGCACTTGCAAAAATGGCTGGTATAACTCCTGCAATGGTTGTCTGTGAAATGCTGGATGACAATACCGGCAGGGCTCTTGAGAGGCCGGACGCAGAAAAATACGGTGTTGACCATAACCTTGTGTTCGTTGACGGTGAGGAAGTAGTCGAAGCCTATGATATCTGGCTGAGTTCTCAGTAA
- a CDS encoding winged helix-turn-helix domain-containing protein/riboflavin kinase, with protein sequence MYGTTSLKRLALLGAIDNPVKISSSEFMHHISTSSQTAARVLKQLEEDGYISRQLVAGGQMIQLTNAGVELLKKEYVDYQQIFCKGHDDLELYGQVITGLGEGQYYIAKDGYMSQFRDKLDFKPFPGTLNVRLTDQSAQMRDNMDFLQPLTIHGFSDGERSFGGGKCYPVEIEGIKAAVIIPDRSHYPADLLEIIAPVKLREMLGISDDDEVKIVVKNPQKCN encoded by the coding sequence ATGTACGGAACAACATCCCTGAAAAGACTGGCACTGCTTGGTGCGATCGATAACCCTGTGAAAATATCTTCCAGTGAGTTCATGCATCACATATCTACCAGCTCCCAAACCGCTGCAAGGGTGCTTAAACAGCTTGAAGAGGATGGTTATATTTCCAGACAGCTTGTTGCAGGGGGACAAATGATCCAGCTTACCAATGCCGGTGTCGAGCTTCTCAAAAAAGAGTATGTCGATTACCAGCAGATATTCTGCAAAGGCCACGATGACCTGGAACTTTACGGACAAGTAATAACAGGTCTTGGAGAAGGGCAGTACTACATTGCAAAGGACGGCTACATGTCCCAGTTCAGGGACAAACTTGACTTCAAACCATTCCCCGGAACGCTCAATGTGAGACTCACAGACCAGAGTGCCCAGATGCGCGATAACATGGATTTCCTCCAGCCTCTCACTATCCACGGTTTCAGTGATGGTGAGCGTAGTTTTGGCGGAGGGAAGTGCTATCCGGTAGAAATCGAAGGAATAAAAGCTGCTGTCATCATACCTGACAGGTCACATTATCCGGCAGACCTTCTGGAAATAATCGCACCTGTAAAGCTGCGTGAGATGCTCGGGATAAGCGATGATGATGAAGTTAAGATAGTAGTGAAGAACCCTCAAAAATGTAATTGA
- a CDS encoding nucleotidyltransferase family protein gives MSFDKITENQINKYKQTIVPILIKNDVDKAGIFGSFARNEAREDSDIDILVRFKDRKSLFDLARLELELEKKSNRKIEVVTYDSISPLIKERILKEEVKIL, from the coding sequence ATGAGTTTTGACAAAATAACAGAGAATCAAATCAACAAGTACAAACAGACAATTGTTCCAATACTTATCAAGAATGACGTTGATAAAGCTGGCATCTTCGGTTCATTTGCCAGGAACGAGGCAAGAGAAGATAGTGATATCGATATTCTTGTTCGTTTTAAAGACAGAAAAAGCCTTTTTGATCTCGCAAGGTTAGAACTGGAACTTGAAAAGAAATCAAACAGGAAAATCGAAGTTGTCACCTATGATTCCATAAGCCCGCTTATCAAAGAACGAATCCTCAAAGAAGAAGTGAAGATACTATGA